The Cryptococcus neoformans var. grubii H99 chromosome 8, complete sequence DNA window ACCCCTCGATGAGGTTCGTTTGCCACGAGCCCCCGCCGCCTATTGATCGCGACACGCTCTCATGTCATTCATTGATTCCAACAGATTATCGCCACCAAGGCTAAGCCTCGTCGTCCCAGACAAGGAGGTGCGGGTGCCCGGCGCGGAGGGGCTGCATCTGGCGCCACTAGTGCTCGAGCGAGATACGCTTCGACAGTTCCCAAGGCTATTTCGGCTCCTCAACCATTCAGTGCCGAAGTGTTTAAAATTATTATCAGCAATCTACCCAGCGATGTGACTGAGGCCGCTGTCCGAGTAAGCACCTGAATTCCTTGTTGTGATCATTCTGTTTATATCCTTTTCTAGGATCTCATGCAGTCGACTGTCGGACCTGTCAAAAGTGTTCAGATGTCTTACACCGCTACAGGCAAGAGTACTGGTATTGCGACAGTAGTCTTCAGGAACAAGGGCGATGCGAGGAAGGCTCATGCCTCTTGTAAGTCCATAAACACTAGAAAGTGGCTGACCAACAGACCACAATAGGATGATCGACAATCGTTAGTGTTTCTTGGCTCATTGTGTCCCGTTTCCACCGCCGCCCAGTTGAATATATTCTCTTGACAAGGCCTCTCACGTCTATGATAACTGTACAACCTGGGGCGTCGGCGGCGGAGGCGACTGGGGCAAACTCTTGATTATTTCACTTCGAACTGACGActtgtcttcctctcaaACTTTCAATCTCGTCTGACCCTATCTA harbors:
- a CDS encoding THO complex subunit 4, producing the protein MTSKMDIDRPLDEIIATKAKPRRPRQGGAGARRGGAASGATSARARYASTVPKAISAPQPFSAEVFKIIISNLPSDVTEAAVRDLMQSTVGPVKSVQMSYTATGKSTGIATVVFRNKGDARKAHASYHNRMIDNQRPMKVELAIDPNQARSSLVNRVAPAPVQPQKKRAPATKPRNPRPAKKTAEQLDAEMAEYKQSSTA